A region from the Oceanidesulfovibrio marinus genome encodes:
- a CDS encoding histidine phosphatase family protein: MGELCLMRHGRVEMFHIKRFLGRTDAPLDERGRQQARWWGERLGPDQFETVWCSELSRSRETAALVACGGAVTPVPELSEIDLGEWDGLPMAELKQRDLAAFEARGKDLAGFRPPGGESFADLARRVVPALENILALAADSERDHLVVGHLGVNRVFLAHVLAMEVGSIMRIEQGYACMNRIRPGKREPRLVSMNITPELLGLAAES, translated from the coding sequence ATGGGCGAGCTTTGCCTCATGCGGCACGGCCGCGTGGAGATGTTTCACATCAAGCGGTTTCTGGGCCGCACCGACGCGCCTCTGGACGAACGCGGCCGGCAGCAGGCCCGCTGGTGGGGAGAGCGGCTCGGCCCGGACCAATTTGAGACGGTCTGGTGCTCGGAGCTGTCGCGATCACGCGAGACAGCGGCGCTGGTTGCCTGCGGCGGGGCAGTCACCCCCGTGCCGGAGCTGTCGGAGATCGATCTCGGCGAGTGGGACGGCCTGCCCATGGCCGAGCTGAAGCAGCGGGACTTGGCCGCCTTCGAGGCGCGTGGCAAAGACCTGGCCGGGTTTCGTCCGCCCGGCGGGGAGAGCTTTGCCGATCTGGCGCGGCGCGTGGTGCCGGCCCTGGAGAATATTCTGGCGCTGGCCGCGGACTCCGAACGTGACCACCTTGTGGTGGGCCACCTGGGCGTGAACCGCGTCTTCCTGGCCCATGTGCTGGCCATGGAGGTCGGCTCGATCATGCGCATCGAGCAGGGCTACGCCTGCATGAACCGCATCCGGCCCGGCAAGCGGGAGCCGCGGCTCGTGTCCATGAACATCACGCCGGAGTTGCTGGGGCTGGCCGCCGAGTCCTGA
- the gltA gene encoding NADPH-dependent glutamate synthase — MPHQPPEQRITNFDEVALGYSMDMAVTEAARCLQCKKPQCVKGCPVEVNIPDFIAALVQRDVEKAYKVIKGTNSLPAVCGRVCPQESQCEGSCILGVKAEPVAIGRLERFVADEFFHRDACDLISDKPECPLIDEEKKVACIGSGPSSLTVAGYMASRGCKVTVFEALHELGGVLVYGIPEFRLPKNKIVGKEVNALNDLQVEFKTNAVAGKTFSLQELFDQGYKSVFIGVGAGLPKFLNIPGENLSGVFSANEYLTRINLGRAYSFPDFDTPIVRGKKVTVYGGGNVAMDAARTAVRLGAESVHIVYRRTQDAMPARKEEVDHAVEEGVIMECLASPLEFKPGEDGNLGSVRLQRMELGEPDDSGRRRPVAIEGDIYELPTDLAVIAVGTRSNPVLLESEPDLKLNKWGYIEVDEETGETSMPNVFAGGDIVTGAATVILAMGAGRTAAKEMAKRLGCE, encoded by the coding sequence ATGCCGCACCAGCCGCCCGAGCAGCGCATCACCAACTTCGACGAGGTCGCCCTGGGCTACTCCATGGATATGGCCGTGACCGAGGCCGCGCGCTGCCTGCAGTGCAAGAAGCCGCAGTGCGTCAAGGGCTGCCCGGTGGAGGTGAACATCCCGGACTTCATCGCCGCCCTGGTCCAGCGCGACGTGGAAAAGGCCTACAAGGTCATCAAGGGCACCAACAGCCTGCCTGCCGTGTGCGGCCGCGTCTGCCCGCAGGAGAGCCAGTGCGAGGGCAGCTGCATCCTGGGCGTCAAAGCCGAGCCCGTGGCCATCGGCCGGCTGGAGCGCTTCGTGGCCGACGAGTTCTTCCACCGCGACGCCTGCGACCTCATCTCCGACAAGCCCGAGTGCCCGCTCATCGACGAGGAAAAGAAGGTGGCCTGCATCGGCTCCGGCCCCTCGTCCCTCACCGTGGCCGGCTACATGGCCTCCCGCGGCTGCAAGGTCACCGTGTTCGAAGCCCTGCACGAGCTGGGCGGCGTGCTGGTCTACGGCATCCCGGAGTTCCGCCTGCCCAAAAACAAGATCGTGGGCAAGGAGGTCAACGCCCTGAACGACCTGCAGGTGGAGTTCAAGACCAACGCCGTGGCCGGTAAGACTTTCTCCCTTCAGGAGCTTTTCGACCAGGGCTACAAGTCCGTGTTCATCGGCGTGGGCGCCGGCCTGCCCAAGTTCCTGAACATCCCCGGCGAGAACCTGAGCGGCGTGTTCTCGGCCAACGAGTATCTCACCCGCATTAACCTGGGCCGGGCCTACAGCTTCCCGGACTTCGACACGCCCATCGTGCGCGGCAAGAAGGTCACCGTGTACGGCGGCGGCAACGTGGCCATGGACGCGGCGCGCACGGCGGTGCGCCTGGGCGCGGAGAGCGTGCACATCGTCTACCGTCGCACGCAGGACGCCATGCCCGCGCGCAAGGAAGAGGTGGACCACGCCGTGGAAGAGGGCGTGATCATGGAGTGCCTGGCCTCGCCCCTGGAGTTCAAGCCCGGCGAGGACGGCAACCTGGGCAGCGTGCGGCTGCAGCGCATGGAGCTGGGCGAACCCGACGACTCGGGCCGGCGCCGGCCCGTGGCCATCGAGGGCGACATCTACGAGCTGCCCACCGACCTCGCGGTCATCGCCGTGGGCACACGCTCCAACCCGGTGCTCCTGGAGAGCGAGCCCGACCTGAAGCTGAACAAATGGGGCTACATCGAGGTGGATGAAGAAACCGGCGAGACGAGCATGCCCAACGTCTTTGCCGGCGGCGACATCGTTACCGGCGCCGCCACGGTGATCCTGGCCATGGGCGCCGGCCGCACCGCCGCCAAGGAGATGGCGAAGCGCCTGGGCTGCGAGTAG
- a CDS encoding cache domain-containing protein, with the protein MFKLRTFFSHRSFTIISRVGALLVFLSLFAAAISVVYSYYINKSQKETQVAARELMLSGHERTLKAAVISLAETLSEMVSETVADGGDQEDQIRQVINDVRYEENGYYFVYNTDGINIAHPFHPEFRGQRRLEIEDNEGHRYIKELSDKALAGGGFVTYNFYKPGQTTLLPKLVYAHMIPGTKYWLASGLYINDIVKEQQRISQRFAKIHRHAIVTVGAGVVIVLILVVLPVSILMINSILKPWRQLERELMQAQKMEAIGIFAGGIAHDFSNVLGAITACSELAMYDTDKESPVYEDLQHIHKAAKRGKSLVRRIKEFSRKADTPRSAVNLARVTEECMELVQTILPANVDVHVSMLVDNIRVKADPDQLLQVIMNLCTNAEQAMRGFKAVLTVELDAVELDADEARAMNLKAGSYARLSVQDTGVGMKPVILKRIFEPFYTTRRKSRGTGLGLSMTQSIVTMHGGAITVNSSLGKGSVFRVLLPCVEEEHEHIPAARRLDLPHGTESLLIVDDDKDLLSSLHKLFTRLGYTVTSCNDSRDALDIFLHAPHDFDLLLTDQLMPKMTGAELIKEIKQINGDLPIILCSGFEGDGRLQRVPKDLKKAGVSAFFRKPFDTIEICRAVRKLLDQNKPDTTTMTHEANTNGARTHH; encoded by the coding sequence ATGTTCAAGCTACGAACCTTCTTTTCCCATCGCAGCTTCACAATAATCAGTAGAGTTGGCGCCTTACTGGTTTTCCTGTCGCTATTCGCCGCCGCGATCAGCGTCGTCTACAGCTACTACATCAACAAGTCGCAGAAAGAGACCCAGGTCGCCGCTCGCGAGCTGATGCTTTCCGGCCACGAGCGCACGCTCAAGGCCGCGGTCATCAGCCTTGCCGAAACCCTGAGCGAAATGGTCAGCGAGACCGTAGCCGACGGCGGAGACCAGGAAGATCAAATCCGCCAGGTCATCAACGACGTGCGCTACGAGGAGAACGGATACTACTTTGTCTACAATACCGACGGCATAAACATCGCCCACCCGTTCCACCCGGAGTTCCGCGGTCAGAGGCGCCTGGAGATCGAGGACAACGAGGGCCACCGCTACATCAAGGAGCTCAGCGACAAGGCCCTGGCCGGCGGCGGCTTTGTCACCTACAATTTCTACAAGCCCGGCCAGACCACCCTGCTGCCCAAGCTGGTGTATGCCCACATGATTCCGGGCACCAAGTACTGGCTCGCCTCGGGCCTGTACATCAACGACATCGTCAAGGAGCAGCAGCGCATCTCCCAGCGCTTCGCCAAGATCCACCGCCACGCCATCGTCACCGTGGGCGCCGGCGTGGTCATCGTCCTGATCCTCGTGGTTCTGCCGGTGAGCATCCTGATGATCAACTCCATCCTCAAGCCGTGGCGGCAGCTGGAGCGGGAGCTGATGCAGGCGCAGAAGATGGAAGCCATCGGCATCTTCGCCGGCGGCATTGCCCATGATTTCAGCAACGTGCTCGGAGCCATCACCGCCTGCTCCGAGCTCGCCATGTACGATACCGACAAGGAAAGCCCGGTCTACGAGGACCTCCAGCACATCCACAAGGCGGCCAAGCGCGGCAAGAGCCTGGTGCGCCGGATCAAGGAGTTCAGCCGCAAGGCCGATACGCCGCGCAGCGCCGTGAACCTGGCGCGCGTCACCGAGGAGTGCATGGAGCTGGTGCAGACCATCCTGCCGGCCAACGTGGACGTGCACGTCAGCATGCTGGTGGACAATATCCGCGTGAAGGCCGACCCGGACCAGCTGCTCCAGGTGATCATGAACCTCTGCACCAATGCGGAACAGGCCATGCGCGGCTTCAAGGCCGTGCTCACCGTGGAGCTGGACGCCGTGGAGCTGGACGCCGACGAGGCCCGCGCCATGAACCTGAAGGCCGGCAGCTACGCCCGGCTCTCGGTGCAGGACACGGGCGTGGGCATGAAGCCCGTCATCCTCAAACGCATCTTCGAGCCTTTCTACACCACGCGCAGAAAATCCCGCGGCACTGGCCTGGGCCTGTCCATGACCCAGTCCATCGTCACCATGCACGGCGGCGCCATCACCGTGAACAGCTCGCTGGGCAAGGGCTCGGTCTTCCGCGTGCTGCTGCCCTGCGTGGAGGAGGAGCACGAGCACATTCCGGCCGCGCGGCGGCTCGACCTGCCCCACGGCACGGAGTCCCTGCTCATCGTGGACGACGACAAGGACCTGCTCTCCTCGCTGCACAAGCTGTTCACCCGCCTGGGCTATACGGTAACAAGCTGCAACGACAGCCGCGACGCCCTGGACATTTTCCTGCACGCGCCGCACGATTTCGATCTGTTGCTCACGGACCAGCTCATGCCCAAGATGACCGGCGCGGAGCTCATCAAGGAGATCAAGCAGATCAACGGGGATCTGCCCATTATCCTGTGCAGCGGGTTCGAGGGCGACGGCCGGCTGCAGCGGGTGCCCAAGGATCTCAAGAAGGCAGGGGTCTCGGCGTTCTTCCGCAAGCCCTTTGACACCATCGAGATATGCAGGGCCGTGCGGAAGCTGCTGGACCAGAACAAACCTGACACGACAACCATGACGCACGAGGCGAACACGAATGGCGCACGTACTCATCATTGA
- a CDS encoding sigma-54-dependent transcriptional regulator, with the protein MAHVLIIDDDEPMCYALSRAVRRMGCEAESAGTLAAGLDLARSRPFDIIFLDVRLPDGNGLSILGDLTATPSNPEVIIITGKGEPEGAELAISNGAWDYIEKTHSIQQISLTLKRALDYHRARQADCVGKTIKALRREKIIGESAALTRALDLVAQSAESGSNVLITGETGTGKELFARAIHENSTRADGPFIIVDCAALPESIVESILFGHKKGAFTGAEKDQVGLIFQADKGTLFLDEVGEMPLSLQKSFLRVLQERAVRSLGGKEVQKSDFRLVVATNRDLDAMAEENGFRKDLLYRIRSIHIHLPPLRERPDDIKPLTTHVIEEICKRAGATPKGCSTDFIETLEAYDWPGNVRELIHTLEHALTSSKRDPYLFSQHLPSSIRAKVARNRISVSEFDEPFEPLEEETFTFDEIPELQPYRDAICANAESRYLKGLMSATKGNMKEAIRLSGLSQSRLYALLKKHGLSSR; encoded by the coding sequence ATGGCGCACGTACTCATCATTGATGACGACGAACCCATGTGCTACGCGCTCTCCCGGGCCGTCAGGCGCATGGGCTGCGAGGCGGAAAGCGCCGGAACACTGGCCGCAGGGCTCGATCTGGCCCGCTCCCGCCCGTTCGACATCATATTTCTGGACGTCCGGCTGCCGGACGGCAACGGCCTTTCCATTCTGGGCGATCTCACCGCCACTCCCTCCAATCCTGAGGTCATTATCATCACCGGCAAGGGCGAGCCGGAAGGAGCCGAGCTGGCCATCAGCAACGGCGCCTGGGACTACATCGAAAAGACCCACAGCATTCAGCAGATATCCCTGACCCTGAAGCGCGCCCTGGACTACCACCGCGCGCGCCAGGCCGATTGCGTGGGCAAGACCATCAAGGCGCTGCGGCGGGAGAAGATCATCGGCGAGAGCGCGGCCCTGACCCGCGCCCTGGACCTAGTGGCCCAGTCGGCCGAGAGCGGCTCCAACGTGCTCATCACCGGCGAGACCGGCACGGGCAAGGAGCTCTTTGCCCGCGCCATCCACGAGAACAGCACCCGGGCGGACGGGCCCTTCATTATCGTGGACTGCGCCGCGCTGCCTGAGAGCATCGTGGAGTCCATCCTCTTCGGCCACAAGAAAGGCGCCTTCACCGGCGCGGAAAAGGACCAGGTCGGTCTAATCTTCCAGGCGGACAAGGGCACGCTGTTTCTGGACGAGGTGGGCGAGATGCCCCTTTCGCTGCAGAAGAGCTTCCTGCGCGTGCTGCAGGAACGCGCCGTGCGCAGCCTGGGCGGCAAGGAGGTCCAGAAGAGCGACTTCCGCCTGGTGGTGGCCACCAACCGGGACCTGGACGCCATGGCCGAGGAGAACGGCTTCCGCAAGGACCTGCTCTACCGCATCCGCTCCATCCACATCCACCTGCCGCCCCTGCGCGAACGTCCGGACGACATCAAGCCGCTGACCACCCATGTCATCGAGGAGATCTGCAAACGCGCCGGCGCAACGCCCAAGGGGTGCAGCACGGACTTCATCGAGACCCTGGAGGCGTACGACTGGCCCGGCAACGTGCGCGAGCTCATCCACACCCTGGAGCACGCGCTGACTTCCTCCAAGCGGGACCCCTACCTTTTCTCCCAGCACCTGCCGTCCAGCATCCGGGCCAAGGTGGCGCGCAACCGCATCAGCGTGTCCGAGTTCGACGAGCCGTTCGAGCCGCTGGAAGAGGAGACCTTCACCTTTGATGAGATACCCGAGCTCCAGCCGTATCGCGACGCCATCTGCGCCAATGCCGAGAGCCGCTACCTCAAGGGGCTGATGAGCGCCACCAAGGGCAACATGAAAGAGGCCATCCGCCTTTCCGGCCTATCCCAGTCGCGGCTCTACGCCCTGCTCAAGAAGCACGGGCTTTCATCGCGTTAA
- a CDS encoding succinate dehydrogenase/fumarate reductase cytochrome b subunit — translation MNSSTMTLHVPQRSKISGRLDFLMVVSGVLLIAFLWAHLILVSSVVIGPGVMNALARFFEATYMAQVGGPIIFLLMLVHFVLAARKMPFEQGELKAFRVHSKMMHHKDTTMWLVQVVTALVILVLASIHMFVVLTDLPISAAKSAARIQDGPWLPFYLVLLPMAEIHVGIGFYRIGVKYGFISSQKRAWYQKAEYVMMAIFISIGLITLARFSFLTF, via the coding sequence ATGAATTCGAGCACCATGACATTGCATGTTCCGCAACGCAGCAAGATCTCCGGCCGGCTGGACTTCCTTATGGTCGTCTCCGGCGTGCTGCTCATCGCGTTTCTCTGGGCGCACCTGATTCTCGTCTCCAGCGTGGTCATCGGCCCGGGCGTGATGAACGCGCTGGCGCGCTTCTTCGAGGCCACCTACATGGCCCAGGTGGGCGGCCCCATCATCTTCCTGCTCATGCTGGTGCACTTCGTGCTGGCCGCACGCAAGATGCCTTTTGAGCAGGGTGAGCTGAAGGCCTTCCGCGTGCACAGCAAGATGATGCACCACAAGGACACCACCATGTGGCTGGTGCAGGTGGTCACGGCCCTGGTCATCCTCGTGCTCGCGTCCATCCACATGTTCGTGGTGCTTACGGACCTGCCCATCTCGGCGGCCAAGAGCGCGGCGCGCATTCAGGACGGGCCCTGGCTGCCCTTCTACCTCGTCCTGCTGCCCATGGCCGAGATCCACGTCGGCATCGGTTTCTACCGCATCGGCGTCAAGTACGGCTTCATCTCCAGCCAGAAGCGCGCCTGGTACCAAAAGGCCGAGTACGTGATGATGGCCATCTTCATCTCTATCGGCCTCATCACCCTCGCGCGGTTCTCCTTCCTCACTTTCTAA
- a CDS encoding fumarate reductase flavoprotein subunit — translation MQIFYTDVLCIGAGLAGERVAVEAAMAGFETICLSIVPPRRSHSSAAQGGMQAALGNAIMGDGDSPDIHFQDTVKGSDWGADQEVARIFADTAPIVMREVAHWGVPWNRVVAGTHTYYKGGKPFEAEEKKEKHGLIHARAFGGTAKWRTCYTADGTGRSVLNTLDSKCLQYGVTIHDRTQAEILIHDGENCLGCIARCMRTGELRAYFATATLIATGGYGRCYSATTNAVICDGGGQICALDTGLVPMGNMEAVQFHPTGTVPTDILVTEGCRGDGGTLLDVNEHRFMPDYEPEKAELASRDVVSRRMTEHMRKGLGVKSPYGDHLWLDIRHLGVKHITTKLREVYDICTNFLGVNPIDQLIPVRPTQHYSMGGVRTNRDGAAYGLKGLYAAGEAACWDMHGFNRLGGNSLAETVVAGRYIGKQIVKYLKGASVNFTSAALRDAETKLNERIEDIVSGRKGGENALELRAEMRETMMENVFIFRNGKDLQKAVDTLEELHDRANRIALQSNIPGFNPEMSTALRLQGMIKLCQCTAYGALQRTESRGAHTREDFPERNDKDWLNRTLAYWKEGSNMPTLKYEDASPYYELPPGERGYGGGKIIPNELPKKKFEVPKESLENLKEAKSKG, via the coding sequence ATGCAGATATTTTATACAGACGTCCTGTGCATAGGAGCCGGCCTTGCCGGGGAACGCGTGGCCGTTGAGGCGGCGATGGCCGGGTTCGAGACCATCTGCCTGTCCATCGTGCCCCCCAGACGCTCCCACTCGTCCGCCGCCCAGGGCGGCATGCAGGCGGCACTCGGCAACGCCATCATGGGTGACGGCGACAGCCCCGACATCCACTTCCAGGACACGGTCAAGGGCTCGGACTGGGGCGCAGACCAGGAAGTGGCACGCATCTTCGCGGATACCGCGCCCATCGTGATGCGCGAGGTTGCGCACTGGGGCGTGCCGTGGAACCGCGTCGTCGCCGGCACCCACACCTACTACAAGGGCGGCAAGCCCTTCGAGGCCGAGGAGAAAAAGGAGAAGCACGGGCTGATCCACGCCCGCGCCTTCGGCGGCACGGCCAAGTGGCGCACCTGCTACACCGCGGACGGCACCGGCCGCTCCGTGCTCAACACCCTGGACAGCAAGTGCCTGCAGTACGGCGTGACCATCCACGACCGCACCCAGGCCGAGATCCTGATCCACGACGGCGAGAACTGCCTGGGCTGCATCGCCCGCTGCATGCGCACCGGCGAGCTGCGCGCCTACTTCGCCACGGCAACGCTCATCGCCACCGGCGGCTACGGACGCTGCTACTCCGCCACCACCAACGCGGTGATCTGCGACGGCGGCGGCCAGATCTGCGCCCTGGACACCGGCCTGGTTCCCATGGGCAACATGGAGGCCGTGCAGTTCCACCCCACCGGCACCGTGCCCACCGACATCCTGGTCACCGAAGGCTGTCGCGGCGACGGCGGCACCCTGCTGGACGTCAACGAGCACCGCTTCATGCCCGACTATGAGCCCGAGAAGGCCGAGCTCGCCTCCCGCGACGTGGTCTCCCGCCGTATGACCGAGCACATGCGCAAGGGCCTGGGCGTGAAATCGCCCTACGGCGACCATCTCTGGCTGGACATCCGCCACCTGGGCGTCAAGCACATCACCACCAAGCTGCGGGAAGTCTACGACATCTGCACCAACTTCCTGGGCGTGAACCCCATCGACCAGCTCATCCCGGTGCGGCCCACGCAGCACTACTCCATGGGCGGCGTGCGCACCAACCGCGACGGCGCGGCCTACGGGCTCAAAGGCCTCTACGCCGCCGGCGAGGCCGCCTGCTGGGACATGCACGGCTTCAACCGCCTGGGCGGCAACTCCCTGGCCGAGACCGTGGTGGCCGGCCGCTACATCGGCAAGCAGATCGTGAAGTACCTCAAGGGCGCCTCGGTGAACTTCACCAGCGCGGCCCTGCGCGACGCCGAGACCAAGCTCAATGAGCGCATCGAGGACATCGTCTCCGGACGCAAGGGCGGCGAAAACGCCCTGGAGCTGCGCGCCGAGATGCGTGAGACCATGATGGAAAACGTCTTCATCTTCCGTAACGGCAAGGACCTGCAGAAGGCCGTGGACACTCTGGAAGAGCTGCACGACCGCGCCAATCGCATCGCCCTGCAGAGCAACATCCCCGGCTTCAACCCGGAGATGTCCACCGCCCTGCGCCTCCAGGGCATGATCAAGCTCTGCCAGTGCACGGCTTACGGCGCCCTGCAGCGCACCGAGAGCCGTGGCGCCCACACCCGCGAGGACTTCCCCGAACGCAACGACAAGGACTGGCTCAACCGCACCCTGGCTTACTGGAAGGAAGGCTCCAACATGCCGACCCTCAAGTACGAGGACGCCTCTCCCTACTACGAGCTGCCCCCGGGCGAACGCGGCTACGGCGGCGGCAAAATCATCCCCAACGAGCTGCCCAAGAAGAAGTTCGAGGTTCCCAAAGAGTCTCTCGAAAACCTCAAAGAAGCCAAGAGCAAGGGCTAG
- a CDS encoding fumarate reductase iron-sulfur subunit produces MNRKLHLKVFRYNPDDPKSQPRMESFHITEYDSMTLFIALTQIRDEMDPTLKVDFCCRAGICGSCGMVINGRPGLACHTQTKDLPNEITLHPLPVFKLLGDLSVDTGTWFRGVGTKIESWVHSNDAAFDPADEEMRMENEVAEQIFELDRCIECGCCIAACGTARMREDFLGAASINRIARFYIDPRDQRSEDDYYDVIGNDQGVFGCMGLLGCEDVCPKHIPLQDQLGIMRRMLTLNSVKGILPKAVINALKHKGCCHEKH; encoded by the coding sequence ATGAATCGCAAGCTTCATCTCAAGGTGTTTCGATACAACCCCGACGATCCGAAATCGCAGCCCCGCATGGAATCGTTCCACATCACCGAGTACGACTCCATGACCCTGTTCATCGCCCTGACCCAGATCCGCGATGAGATGGACCCCACCCTGAAGGTGGACTTCTGCTGCCGGGCGGGCATCTGCGGCTCCTGCGGCATGGTCATCAACGGCCGTCCCGGCCTGGCCTGCCACACCCAGACCAAGGACCTGCCCAACGAGATCACCCTGCATCCACTGCCGGTGTTCAAGCTGCTGGGCGACCTCTCCGTGGACACCGGCACCTGGTTCCGCGGCGTGGGCACCAAGATCGAGTCCTGGGTGCACTCCAACGACGCGGCCTTTGATCCGGCCGACGAGGAGATGCGCATGGAGAACGAGGTGGCCGAGCAGATCTTCGAGCTCGACCGCTGCATCGAATGCGGTTGCTGCATCGCGGCCTGCGGCACGGCCCGCATGCGCGAGGACTTCCTGGGCGCGGCCTCCATCAACCGCATCGCCCGCTTTTACATCGATCCCCGCGACCAGCGCTCCGAAGACGACTACTACGACGTCATCGGCAACGATCAGGGCGTGTTCGGCTGCATGGGCCTTCTGGGTTGTGAAGACGTTTGCCCCAAGCACATCCCCTTGCAGGACCAGCTCGGCATCATGCGCCGCATGCTGACCCTCAACTCGGTCAAAGGCATTCTGCCCAAGGCCGTGATCAACGCTCTCAAACACAAAGGGTGCTGCCATGAAAAGCATTAA
- a CDS encoding fumarate hydratase: protein MKSIKAQDIRDAVRDMIMDACRILPDDVYGAIKSALDEEESESAKEVLTQLIDNADLARNTQLALCQDTGAAVFYVDYGEDVQIEGGTLEQVINEGMVEGYDKGYLRKSLCHPLTRKNTGDNTPAIIHSHVVPGDELRIKFMAKGGGSENMSKVAMLKPAQGWPGIKDFVVRTMAEAGPNPCPPTVVGVGIGGTFDLAPSLAKKSLFRPIGERNADPEIAAMEEELLAAINDLGIGPMGLGGKTTSLDVKVEMHPCHIASLPVAVNVQCHSSRTKEVVL from the coding sequence ATGAAAAGCATTAAGGCCCAGGATATCCGTGACGCGGTGCGCGACATGATCATGGACGCCTGCCGCATTCTGCCGGACGACGTGTACGGAGCCATCAAAAGCGCACTGGACGAGGAGGAGTCGGAATCCGCCAAGGAAGTGCTCACCCAGCTCATCGACAACGCCGACCTGGCGCGCAACACCCAGCTGGCCCTGTGCCAGGACACCGGCGCCGCGGTCTTCTACGTGGACTACGGCGAGGACGTGCAGATCGAAGGCGGCACTCTGGAGCAGGTGATCAACGAGGGCATGGTGGAAGGCTACGACAAGGGCTACCTGCGCAAGTCCCTCTGCCATCCCCTGACCCGCAAGAACACCGGGGACAACACTCCGGCCATCATCCACAGCCACGTGGTGCCCGGCGACGAGCTGCGCATCAAGTTCATGGCCAAGGGCGGCGGCTCCGAGAACATGTCCAAGGTCGCCATGCTCAAGCCGGCCCAGGGCTGGCCCGGCATCAAGGACTTCGTAGTGCGGACCATGGCCGAGGCCGGCCCCAACCCCTGTCCGCCTACCGTGGTGGGCGTGGGCATCGGCGGCACCTTCGACCTCGCGCCTTCCCTGGCCAAGAAGTCCCTGTTCCGGCCCATCGGCGAACGCAACGCCGATCCCGAGATCGCGGCCATGGAAGAGGAACTGCTCGCGGCGATCAACGACCTGGGCATCGGCCCCATGGGGCTGGGCGGCAAGACCACCAGCCTGGACGTGAAGGTGGAGATGCACCCCTGCCACATCGCCAGCCTGCCCGTGGCCGTCAATGTGCAATGCCACTCATCCCGCACCAAGGAGGTCGTTCTCTGA
- a CDS encoding Fe-S-containing hydro-lyase produces the protein MATYNLTTPLTDEDIVQLKAGDVVNLTGTIYTARDAAHKKLIEALDKGETLPFELEGSVIYYVGPAPAPPGCAIGSAGPTTSGRMDVYAPRLHSLGVKASIGKGKRTQEVRDAMVQYKGVYFGATGGAGALLSQRITESEVIAYDELGPEAIRKLTVKDFPLLVVNDAHGAEQYATPNYEL, from the coding sequence ATGGCGACTTACAACCTCACCACCCCGCTCACCGATGAGGACATCGTCCAGCTCAAGGCCGGCGACGTGGTCAACCTCACCGGCACGATCTACACGGCCCGCGACGCCGCGCACAAAAAGCTCATCGAGGCCCTGGACAAGGGCGAGACCCTGCCCTTCGAGCTCGAAGGCTCGGTCATCTACTACGTGGGCCCGGCTCCGGCCCCCCCAGGCTGCGCCATTGGCTCGGCCGGCCCCACCACCAGCGGCCGCATGGACGTCTACGCGCCGAGGCTGCACAGCCTGGGCGTGAAGGCCAGCATCGGCAAGGGCAAGCGGACTCAGGAGGTCCGCGACGCCATGGTGCAGTACAAGGGCGTCTACTTCGGCGCCACCGGCGGCGCCGGCGCCCTGCTTTCACAGCGCATCACCGAGTCCGAGGTCATCGCCTACGACGAGCTCGGACCCGAGGCCATCCGCAAGCTTACCGTCAAGGACTTCCCGCTGCTGGTCGTGAACGACGCCCACGGCGCGGAACAGTACGCAACGCCCAACTACGAGCTTTAA